The following coding sequences are from one Diospyros lotus cultivar Yz01 chromosome 7, ASM1463336v1, whole genome shotgun sequence window:
- the LOC127806066 gene encoding uncharacterized protein LOC127806066, translating to MLEDIFKLPNMKKTFERAVMVNSYIYTRSGLVNMLRRFTDKKELLRPAKTRFATTFITLGRMHSLKSNLRRMFTSEEWMTSKWVKEAGAKKVVEVILMPSFWNNVVFALKVAGPLVRVLRLVDGEKKPAMGYIYEAMDRAKEAIANSFNGDEKKYAPIFQIIDNRWDVQLHRPLHAAGWYLNPEYFYKAEHIDPEIMNGLYECIRKLNPDIKVQDQIDAELSMYNNADGFFGNYMAIRKRAEKSPAEWWASYGMSTPTLQKFAIKILSLTCSSSGCERNWSVFENLHTKRRNRLDQLRLNDLVFVKYNRALRRRYQMRDTIDPIILTDIDESNEWLTGKLDEENDKDDETVFPDDIGDGLTWSNVAAAAGVGEPSYQFRTKQTQSQLGSTSASTSKRRVTQEIEEEESEAGTEDDEDLEEGEELRDEEEDEGVIEGDDEDIDLDVDDLLDDD from the exons atgttggaagatattttcaagttgcctaatatgaagaagacatttgagagaGCTGTTATGGTGAATAGCTATATCTATACTCGTTCGGGTCTAGTAAACATGCTTAGAAGGTTTACTGacaagaaagagttgttgaggCCTGCAAAAACACGGTTTGCAACTACCTTTATCACTTTGGGTAGGATGCATAGTCTGAAAAGCAACCTTAGAAGGATGTTTACCTCCGAGGagtggatgacaagcaagtgggtaaaagaagcgggggctaaaaaggttgtagaagtgattttgatgccttcattttggaacaatgttgtatttgctttaaaggtggctggtccattggtgcgtgtattgcgcttagtggatggtgagaagaaacctgctatgggatacatatatgaggccatggatagggccaaagaagcgattgctaactcttttaatggggatgaaaagaagtatgcacCCATTTTTCAGATTATTGATAATCGATGGGATGTTCAGCTTCATCGCCCCTTGCACGCAGCTGGTTGGTACTTGAACCCAGAATATTTCTACAAGGCTGAACATATAGATCCAGAGATCATGAATGgcttatatgaatgcattagaaagttaaatccaGATATAAAGGTTCAAGACCAAATTGATGCTGAGCTTTCGATGTATAACAATGCAGATGGGTTCTTTGGAAACTATATGGCTATTAGAAAGAGAGCTGAGAAATCAccag ctgaatggtgggcttcatatggaatgtcaacacccacgttgcaaaaatttgcaattaaaattcttagcttgacttgtagttcatctgggtgtgaacgtaattggagtgtgtttgaaaat cttcatactaaacggagaaacaggcttgatcaacttcgtttaaacgacttggtgtttgtgaaatacaatagagcattgaggcgtcgatatcaaatgcgtgataccattgaccctatcatattgactgacattgatgaaagcaatgaatggttgactggaaaacttgatgaggagaatgataaagatgatgaaactgtttttcCAGATGACATTGGGGATGGGTTGACATGGAGTAATGTTGCTGCGGCTGCAGGAGTTGGAGAGCCTAGTTATCAATTTAGAACTAAACAAACTCAATCACAATTGGGATCAACTTCGGCTTCGACTTCAAAGCGGCGAGTAactcaagagattgaagaggaggaaagtgaggcagggaccgaagatgatgaagacttggaagagggagaagaattgagagatgaagaagaagatgaaggggtgattgaaggggatgatgaagatattgaccttgatgttgatgatctccttgatgatgattga